A single Triticum aestivum cultivar Chinese Spring unplaced genomic scaffold, IWGSC CS RefSeq v2.1 scaffold42500, whole genome shotgun sequence DNA region contains:
- the LOC123172128 gene encoding uncharacterized protein isoform X2, with the protein MTTGSSVSLAAGEQSARGRAVLSGLPDTAGIVLVGDGPRRCRPPRRYEGCAVRFMVRWMALGQGRPRLAQDSAPARGVKGRCWGPQRRGGRHVVCTQCSSRSWSERFGLASRVAVRTATSFGSASRAATPAGTPLLRPSQSPVLLFCVWRWGCFICSVHVVEVLQGASLD; encoded by the exons ATGACGACCGGGTCGTCCGTCAGCCTCGCTGCAGGGGAGCAGTCGGCCCGCGGTCGCGCGGTGCTGTCCGGCCTGCCGGACACGGCCGGCATCGTCCTCGTCGGCGATGGGCCCCGTCGATGTCGGCCCCCTCGGCGCTATGAG GGGTGTGCGGTGCGTTTTATGGTGCGATGGATGGCGCTGGGGCAAGGGCGGCCACGGCTCGCACAAGATTCAGCTCCTGCTCGTGGAGTTAAAGGCCGGTGTTGGGGTCCTCAGCGGCGAGGAGGACGACACGTCGTGTGTACGCAGTGTTCCTCCCGCTCGTGGAGTGAGCGTTTTGGACTAGCCTCGAGGGTGGCCGTCCGGACGGCAACGAGCTTCGGCTCTGCATCCAGAGCTGCAACTCCGGCAGGCACGCCACTTCTTCGCCCCTCTCAGTCGCCGGTGCTTTTGTTCTGTGTATGGCGATGGGGTTGCTTCATCTGCTCCGTTCATGTCGTTGAG GTATTGCAAGGCGCATCATTGGACTGA
- the LOC123172128 gene encoding uncharacterized protein isoform X1 produces the protein MTTGSSVSLAAGEQSARGRAVLSGLPDTAGIVLVGDGPRRCRPPRRYEGCAVRFMVRWMALGQGRPRLAQDSAPARGVKGRCWGPQRRGGRHVVCTQCSSRSWSERFGLASRVAVRTATSFGSASRAATPAGTPLLRPSQSPVLLFCVWRWGCFICSVHVVEISVLRRFCDVCLFLALE, from the exons ATGACGACCGGGTCGTCCGTCAGCCTCGCTGCAGGGGAGCAGTCGGCCCGCGGTCGCGCGGTGCTGTCCGGCCTGCCGGACACGGCCGGCATCGTCCTCGTCGGCGATGGGCCCCGTCGATGTCGGCCCCCTCGGCGCTATGAG GGGTGTGCGGTGCGTTTTATGGTGCGATGGATGGCGCTGGGGCAAGGGCGGCCACGGCTCGCACAAGATTCAGCTCCTGCTCGTGGAGTTAAAGGCCGGTGTTGGGGTCCTCAGCGGCGAGGAGGACGACACGTCGTGTGTACGCAGTGTTCCTCCCGCTCGTGGAGTGAGCGTTTTGGACTAGCCTCGAGGGTGGCCGTCCGGACGGCAACGAGCTTCGGCTCTGCATCCAGAGCTGCAACTCCGGCAGGCACGCCACTTCTTCGCCCCTCTCAGTCGCCGGTGCTTTTGTTCTGTGTATGGCGATGGGGTTGCTTCATCTGCTCCGTTCATGTCGTTGAG ATTTCTGTCCTCCGTAGGTTTTGTGATGTTTGCCTGTTTCTCGCTCTCGAGTAG
- the LOC123172128 gene encoding uncharacterized protein isoform X3, with amino-acid sequence MTTGSSVSLAAGEQSARGRAVLSGLPDTAGIVLVGDGPRRCRPPRRYEGCAVRFMVRWMALGQGRPRLAQDSAPARGVKGRCWGPQRRGGRHVVCTQCSSRSWSERFGLASRVAVRTATSFGSASRAATPAGTPLLRPSQSPVLLFCVWRWGCFICSVHVVEVL; translated from the exons ATGACGACCGGGTCGTCCGTCAGCCTCGCTGCAGGGGAGCAGTCGGCCCGCGGTCGCGCGGTGCTGTCCGGCCTGCCGGACACGGCCGGCATCGTCCTCGTCGGCGATGGGCCCCGTCGATGTCGGCCCCCTCGGCGCTATGAG GGGTGTGCGGTGCGTTTTATGGTGCGATGGATGGCGCTGGGGCAAGGGCGGCCACGGCTCGCACAAGATTCAGCTCCTGCTCGTGGAGTTAAAGGCCGGTGTTGGGGTCCTCAGCGGCGAGGAGGACGACACGTCGTGTGTACGCAGTGTTCCTCCCGCTCGTGGAGTGAGCGTTTTGGACTAGCCTCGAGGGTGGCCGTCCGGACGGCAACGAGCTTCGGCTCTGCATCCAGAGCTGCAACTCCGGCAGGCACGCCACTTCTTCGCCCCTCTCAGTCGCCGGTGCTTTTGTTCTGTGTATGGCGATGGGGTTGCTTCATCTGCTCCGTTCATGTCGTTGAG GTTTTGTGA